One region of Thiomonas intermedia genomic DNA includes:
- the dnaG gene encoding DNA primase: MQQRIPPGFIQDLLARADIVEVVGQQVELKKTGSNYKGLCPFHGEKTPSFTVSASKQFYHCFGCGAHGTAIGFLMEHAGMGFVDAVKDLAGRYGMTVPEPDLDPQQLRQVQQQRSLHAALVEVLQTADAFYQHRLRHSDRAKNYLIARGLQGQIAKRFGLGYAPDDWQPLAGAFANYQADALVQSGLVVARDAAGDTLDPQAESFAAAQRRYDRLRDRITFPIRNLRGEVIGFGGRIIDQGEPKYLNSPETAVFHKGEELYGLFEARSAISRAGYALVVEGYMDVVALAQFGVEHAVATLGTACTPQQLQKLFRHTGQVVFSFDGDAAGRRAARRAMEQALPLLSDTRVVKFLFLPVEHDPDSYVREKGAEAFEREIARAQPLSEFLFSSLFDGVAMATAEGRAQAIHEAAPLFSQITAPALLGQLIADFARQLAMPAAELREVLRLSAPVRKPAPPSESFGVQTGASARRGRGGRESLRAFAAVPKDPLRQLLPLLLAQPALWWDISPAQHGLLSHEPGPLQPLALALESILEDQPGLSAAALWEELRAAGHSPEEVLAESPDPLELDEAVARQDLLAILLRLERSALLRRQDALVAEGLVADADRTEYRSLALRLKEIDQAQRG; encoded by the coding sequence AAAAGACCGGCAGCAATTACAAGGGCCTGTGTCCCTTTCATGGCGAGAAAACGCCCTCGTTCACGGTCAGTGCGAGCAAGCAGTTCTATCACTGCTTCGGCTGCGGCGCGCATGGCACGGCCATTGGCTTCCTGATGGAGCACGCGGGCATGGGCTTCGTCGATGCCGTCAAGGATCTTGCAGGACGGTACGGCATGACCGTGCCCGAACCCGATCTCGATCCGCAGCAACTCCGCCAGGTCCAGCAGCAGCGCAGCCTGCATGCGGCGCTGGTGGAGGTCTTGCAGACGGCCGATGCGTTCTATCAGCACCGCCTGCGCCACAGCGACCGGGCCAAGAACTACCTCATCGCACGCGGCCTGCAAGGCCAGATCGCCAAGAGGTTCGGGCTGGGGTATGCCCCGGACGACTGGCAGCCTCTGGCCGGCGCGTTCGCGAACTACCAGGCGGACGCCCTCGTGCAGTCCGGTCTGGTGGTGGCGCGCGACGCCGCGGGCGACACGCTTGATCCGCAGGCCGAATCGTTTGCAGCGGCGCAGCGCCGCTATGACAGGCTGCGGGATCGCATCACCTTTCCGATTCGCAATCTGCGAGGTGAGGTCATCGGCTTCGGCGGGCGCATCATCGACCAGGGCGAACCCAAATACCTCAATTCGCCAGAGACCGCGGTGTTCCACAAGGGCGAGGAGCTCTACGGCCTGTTCGAAGCCCGAAGCGCCATTTCGCGCGCGGGTTATGCGCTGGTCGTCGAAGGCTATATGGACGTCGTGGCCTTGGCGCAGTTCGGTGTGGAGCATGCCGTGGCCACGCTGGGCACCGCCTGTACGCCGCAGCAGTTGCAAAAGCTGTTCCGCCACACGGGTCAGGTGGTGTTCAGCTTCGACGGCGATGCGGCAGGCCGCCGCGCGGCGAGACGGGCGATGGAACAGGCGCTGCCCCTGCTCAGCGACACCCGGGTGGTGAAATTCCTGTTCCTGCCCGTCGAGCACGACCCTGACTCTTACGTTCGGGAGAAGGGCGCCGAAGCGTTCGAGCGGGAGATCGCTCGGGCGCAACCCTTGTCCGAATTCCTCTTCTCCAGCCTTTTCGACGGCGTGGCGATGGCCACGGCCGAAGGGCGCGCACAGGCCATCCATGAGGCGGCACCGCTGTTTTCCCAGATCACCGCGCCGGCCTTGCTGGGACAGTTGATTGCCGATTTCGCTCGCCAGCTTGCGATGCCGGCCGCTGAATTGCGGGAGGTGTTGCGGCTGTCGGCGCCGGTGCGCAAACCGGCGCCCCCATCGGAGTCGTTTGGCGTGCAGACGGGTGCCTCGGCCCGACGAGGGCGCGGTGGCCGGGAGTCGCTACGCGCCTTTGCCGCAGTGCCGAAAGATCCGCTGCGGCAATTGCTTCCCTTGCTGCTCGCGCAGCCCGCGCTCTGGTGGGACATCAGTCCCGCCCAACATGGGCTGCTTTCACACGAGCCCGGACCGCTGCAGCCGCTGGCGCTGGCGCTTGAATCCATCCTGGAAGATCAGCCGGGCCTGTCCGCCGCGGCGCTGTGGGAGGAACTGCGTGCTGCCGGGCATTCGCCCGAGGAGGTTCTGGCCGAATCGCCGGACCCCTTGGAATTGGACGAGGCGGTGGCCAGGCAGGATCTCCTGGCCATCCTGCTGCGGCTGGAGCGCTCGGCGCTGCTGCGCCGCCAGGACGCACTGGTGGCCGAGGGTTTGGTGGCCGATGCCGACCGTACCGAATACCGCAGTCTTGCGCTTCGCCTCAAGGAAATCGACCAGGCGCAGCGCGGTTGA
- the rpoD gene encoding RNA polymerase sigma factor RpoD produces MTKASSKTQTPTQRGASRKELAEASPVAEAPRGKARRAAAEDAVAMEIKATKAASKRVAQSTVSAEAAPVTSPAPRRGRPPKAGAVAAETEQPASRRGRKSKVEAADDLADDLNEEVEAGEVDVEIAEVEVVEEVVAAPAPVPKTRKASRAREKQLLKEFGYDDSNITDEELGRRRARLKSLIKMGKTRGFLTYGEINDHIPDNLADPELMETIVSMLNDVGIAVYETTPDAQTLLLNQHGPTASSEEEAEEEAEAALSNVDSEFGRTTDPVRMYMREMGTVELLTREGEIVIAKRIEDGLRQMMLAISASPSTVAEILAMAARIHHGELPVDEVVDGMVSDDESDDYVAEEDVDYSLDESGEEDEDGGAGATSMKLEELKGKALEAFADVHDAFMKMRRAYDKDGYRSASYLKAQEAISAALMEVRFTARTVEKLCNLLRAQVDEVRRYEREIRRYAVDRCGMPQDEFIKSFPGHQLDLKWVDKHVASSKPYAVILGRNVPAIKELQQKLIDIQTRVVVPLDDLKEINTQMSLGEQAAREAKREMIEANLRLVISIAKKYTNRGLQFLDLIQEGNVGLMKAVDKFEYRRGYKFSTYATWWIRQAITRSIADQARTIRIPVHMIETINKVNRISRQHLQETGTEPDAAVLAEKMEMPEDKVRKILKIAREPISMETPIGDDDDSHLGDFIEDSGTLAPTEAAMQAGLRDVVKEILDSLTPREAKVLRMRFGIEMANDHTLEEVGKQFDVTRERIRQIEAKALRKLKHPTRSDKLRSFLDTL; encoded by the coding sequence ATGACAAAAGCATCATCCAAGACGCAGACTCCCACGCAGCGGGGCGCTTCCCGCAAGGAGCTTGCCGAAGCGAGTCCCGTGGCGGAAGCCCCGCGCGGCAAGGCTCGCCGTGCGGCGGCAGAAGACGCGGTTGCCATGGAGATCAAGGCGACCAAGGCAGCGAGCAAGCGTGTGGCTCAGTCCACGGTGAGCGCCGAGGCCGCGCCGGTGACCAGCCCTGCACCTAGAAGAGGTCGTCCGCCCAAGGCGGGCGCCGTGGCAGCGGAAACAGAGCAGCCTGCATCGCGTCGGGGCCGCAAGAGCAAGGTCGAGGCGGCCGACGACCTGGCCGATGACCTGAACGAAGAAGTCGAAGCCGGCGAGGTCGATGTCGAGATCGCCGAAGTCGAGGTGGTGGAAGAGGTTGTCGCCGCACCCGCGCCGGTGCCCAAGACGCGCAAGGCGTCGCGTGCCCGCGAGAAACAGCTGCTCAAGGAGTTCGGCTATGACGACTCCAACATCACCGACGAGGAATTGGGGCGTCGGCGCGCGCGGCTGAAGAGCCTGATCAAGATGGGCAAGACCCGCGGGTTCCTGACCTACGGGGAAATCAACGATCACATTCCCGACAATCTGGCTGATCCCGAGTTGATGGAGACCATTGTTTCCATGCTCAACGACGTGGGTATCGCGGTGTACGAGACCACGCCGGACGCCCAGACCCTGCTGCTCAATCAGCACGGCCCGACCGCGTCGAGCGAAGAGGAGGCGGAGGAAGAAGCCGAAGCGGCGCTGTCCAACGTCGATTCCGAGTTCGGCCGCACTACCGACCCCGTGCGCATGTATATGCGCGAAATGGGCACGGTCGAGCTGCTCACGCGCGAAGGCGAAATCGTCATCGCCAAGCGCATCGAAGACGGTTTGCGCCAGATGATGCTGGCCATTTCCGCCTCGCCGTCGACGGTGGCCGAAATTCTGGCCATGGCGGCGCGCATTCATCATGGCGAACTGCCGGTGGACGAAGTGGTGGACGGCATGGTGTCGGACGACGAATCCGACGACTACGTGGCCGAAGAAGACGTCGACTATTCGCTCGACGAGAGCGGCGAAGAAGACGAGGACGGCGGCGCGGGCGCCACCTCCATGAAGCTCGAGGAACTCAAGGGCAAGGCCCTGGAGGCCTTTGCCGATGTGCACGACGCCTTCATGAAAATGCGCCGCGCCTACGACAAGGACGGCTACCGTTCAGCCAGCTACCTGAAGGCGCAGGAGGCCATTTCCGCGGCGTTGATGGAAGTGCGCTTCACTGCGCGGACCGTCGAGAAGCTCTGCAATCTGCTGCGTGCGCAGGTGGACGAGGTGCGCCGCTACGAGCGCGAGATCCGGCGCTATGCGGTCGATCGCTGCGGCATGCCGCAGGATGAGTTCATCAAGTCCTTCCCCGGCCATCAGCTCGATCTGAAGTGGGTGGACAAGCATGTGGCCTCGAGCAAGCCGTACGCGGTCATCCTCGGCCGCAATGTGCCGGCCATCAAGGAGCTGCAGCAAAAGCTCATCGACATCCAGACCCGGGTGGTGGTGCCGCTCGACGACCTGAAGGAAATCAATACCCAGATGAGTCTGGGCGAGCAGGCCGCGCGTGAAGCCAAGCGCGAAATGATCGAGGCCAACCTCCGTCTGGTCATCTCCATCGCGAAGAAGTACACCAATCGCGGCCTGCAGTTCCTCGACCTGATCCAGGAAGGCAATGTGGGGCTGATGAAGGCGGTGGACAAGTTCGAATACCGCCGGGGCTACAAATTCTCGACCTACGCGACCTGGTGGATCCGTCAGGCCATTACCCGCTCGATTGCCGATCAGGCGCGCACCATCCGTATCCCGGTGCACATGATCGAGACCATCAACAAGGTCAACCGCATCTCGCGTCAACATCTGCAGGAGACGGGTACCGAGCCCGACGCCGCCGTACTGGCCGAGAAGATGGAAATGCCCGAGGACAAGGTGCGCAAGATCCTCAAGATCGCGCGCGAGCCGATCTCCATGGAAACGCCCATCGGCGACGACGACGATTCGCACCTGGGCGATTTCATCGAAGACTCGGGCACCCTGGCGCCGACCGAGGCGGCCATGCAGGCCGGCCTGCGCGACGTGGTCAAGGAGATTCTCGATTCGCTCACGCCACGCGAAGCCAAGGTGCTGCGCATGCGCTTCGGCATCGAGATGGCCAACGACCACACGCTGGAAGAAGTGGGCAAGCAGTTCGACGTCACCCGCGAGCGCATCCGCCAGATCGAAGCGAAGGCGTTGCGCAAACTCAAACATCCCACCCGCTCCGACAAGCTGCGAAGCTTCCTCGATACGCTGTGA
- a CDS encoding adenylate/guanylate cyclase domain-containing protein has protein sequence MTNARKTALRTIVFADVVGSTALFQSLGNTEATGLVTQVVSNMARSFKAAGGDVVKTLGDGILATFEHNTPALNACIDIQRTCSTSGAVDASGARQKLPLKIGIARGMVVLAPGDCFGDPVNAASRLSDSAGTGQILIGDAVMEALPLELLARLRSLGAIFLRGYDVPVPVHQVDWEASVDMGQTMPQVPSRIDYSSQLLNLAWLDDSVDYAADQMPIVIGRTNGADFLVNDLRVSRQHARIDWRGSYFMLTDLSSNGTWVRYTGNDTTLALRRNECVLHGQGEITLGAKPSDPTAPTVMFQIHPH, from the coding sequence ATGACCAACGCGCGCAAAACGGCACTTCGTACCATCGTGTTCGCCGATGTGGTGGGGAGCACCGCATTGTTTCAATCCCTGGGCAACACCGAAGCGACGGGGCTGGTCACGCAGGTGGTGTCGAACATGGCGCGCAGCTTCAAGGCGGCGGGCGGCGATGTGGTGAAAACCCTGGGGGATGGCATTCTGGCCACCTTCGAGCACAACACCCCTGCGCTCAATGCCTGTATCGACATTCAGCGTACCTGCTCCACGTCGGGTGCGGTCGATGCCAGCGGCGCCCGTCAGAAACTACCTCTGAAAATCGGCATTGCCCGCGGCATGGTGGTCCTGGCGCCGGGCGACTGCTTTGGCGATCCGGTCAATGCGGCTTCCCGGCTGTCCGACTCGGCGGGTACGGGGCAGATTCTCATCGGCGACGCGGTGATGGAGGCGCTGCCGCTCGAATTGCTGGCTCGCCTGCGCAGTCTCGGCGCGATCTTTCTTCGGGGTTACGACGTGCCGGTTCCGGTGCACCAGGTCGATTGGGAGGCCTCCGTCGACATGGGACAGACCATGCCGCAAGTGCCTTCTCGCATCGACTACAGCAGTCAACTGCTCAACCTCGCCTGGCTCGATGACTCGGTCGACTATGCCGCCGACCAGATGCCCATCGTGATCGGGCGAACGAATGGGGCCGATTTTCTCGTCAACGATCTGCGGGTGTCGCGCCAGCATGCCCGTATCGACTGGCGCGGCAGCTATTTCATGCTGACCGACCTCAGCAGCAATGGCACCTGGGTGCGCTACACCGGCAACGACACCACGCTGGCGCTGCGACGCAACGAATGTGTGCTGCACGGCC